The sequence GGTGATGTTGGCGACGATGACATCAGCATTCGCAGCTGCCTTGTGGGCGGTTTTCAGGTTTGGCGCAATGACGACATCCAGCCCGCCCCTGCGCAGCTGCTCGGCCAGGGCTTTCCCCGTTCCATTTCCTGGTTCAAAAAAAACAACTCTGGAGCGGCGTCCGGGATCCATCAGATCCCCTGGCTCAGGCGGGCGGCAAGAGATGGGGAAAGCCCGGCCTGAAGGATGCGCTCCTGGGCAGCGCTGATATTGTAAGGGACTCTTTTAAAAAAGATGATTCCTTGTTCGGTGTCGAAGATGGTGTACTGGGCTTTTGGATCACCGTTGCGGGGCTGACCGACACTTCCCGGGTTGATCAGGTATCGCCGCCCGGGCGCCAGAACAAGTTCCTCTCCGGGTTCAAACTTGTGAACGGGCCTGCCTGGGAGGTGGGTAAAGATCATGGGACGGTGGGTGTGCCCGAAAAAGGCGATACGGATCCTCGGGTCCCTGTCGGTAAGGTAGTCAAAAACCATCTGGGCGGTCTCATCTGTTCGAAGGTAACCGGTGGCATTGCCGGGTAACCCGTGAAAGAGAAACACCCCGGGTTGGGGAGAGAGGTTGACGGGCAGTTCATACAGGTTTTTCCTGATGTCGGGAGTCAGTGTGTCTCTTGTCCATCGAATAGCCTGGGCAGCGGTTGAGTTGAACCCGCTTGCCTCAGCCAGGTCGCAGGCTGCCTGCTCATGGTTCCCGGTTATGAGGATAGCATGGAGATCAGCCAGCATCTGCAGGCATGCAAAAGGTTCGGCACCATAACCGACTGTGTCGCCAAGGCTCCAGATGGTCTGTATTCCTTCTGCACTGAAATCTCTCTGGACAGCTTCCAGGGCAGGGAGGTTGGCGTGTATGTCCGCAAGAACCGCTACTTTCATGCTTATACTTTATAACCGGAGAGGGCGCGAAGGGGAAGACCTAAGGCTGAGTACCCAGTACCCAGGAGCCGGGAGAAAAACAGGGCGGAGTATTGGACGCGGTGACGTCACGCCACTGGCGTGACAGGCTTTCGACACGGGGAGAAATTCGACTTGGCGAAAGGGTGTGGGGTCTGTAAAATAATACCCGGGAAGCCCGAAGGGGTAAATCAGCGCAGAGCGCTCAAAGCCCAAAGGAAAGGCTGGGCGAAGAGAGTGTGTCACTAAGTGCACGAAGGAGTTAATGCGAAAGATTTTTAGACATCAAACTTCGCCTTAACGCACAAACTCATTTACCCACACACGCGATCAATCCACCATGGAACCACCAAATTACGGACTGACGGAACAACGGAATCACGAATAAAAAGTCATCAGTTACTTGCCTTACTTGCAAACGGGCATATATGGAGATAACCTTGCAGAGAGGGTTTTTTCTGATTGATGTGATCCTTGTAATGATCGCTCTTGAAATATCCCAGGGGCCATACGAGGATGTGGTGGTGGGAAGTGGCCTGTCACTCACCCTTAATGTGCAAGTCCCCGGGCGGTTCGGTATGTATTTGCCCGTTTTGAAAGGAGTGGGAGATGAAACGTTGCGTATTTGTGTGGGTTATGGCATTGGCGATGGTGGTCTTTATGTCAGTTCCCGGTGCAATGGCCGGAGAGGTGGAGGTCCTTCACTGGTGGACCTCCGGAGGGGAAGCCAAGTCGGTGGCGGTGCTCAAGGATCTCCTTGAAAAGGAAGGCCACACATGGAAGGACTTCGCGGTTGCAGGAGGCGGGGGTGATACTGCCATGACCGTTTTAAGGTCCCGTGCTGTTGCGGGGAACCCACCCACAGCCGCCCAGGT is a genomic window of bacterium containing:
- a CDS encoding metallophosphoesterase family protein, yielding MKVAVLADIHANLPALEAVQRDFSAEGIQTIWSLGDTVGYGAEPFACLQMLADLHAILITGNHEQAACDLAEASGFNSTAAQAIRWTRDTLTPDIRKNLYELPVNLSPQPGVFLFHGLPGNATGYLRTDETAQMVFDYLTDRDPRIRIAFFGHTHRPMIFTHLPGRPVHKFEPGEELVLAPGRRYLINPGSVGQPRNGDPKAQYTIFDTEQGIIFFKRVPYNISAAQERILQAGLSPSLAARLSQGI